GGTTTTCTCCTCCTTGTTGAAATCGTGATAACTGGTGAGTGGTGTCCCGATGTGATAATAGGTGCAAAGTTTTTGTGTGCGACGTGTGTCCTCAGCTGCAATAATGGCTACCTCTTGTAGAATGCGGATAGCCCGGAATGTCATATCTTCCAGATTTCCGATAGGTGTGCTGACAATATAGAGCGTTCCGGCCATGGTCTATTGAGGGAAAATGATATAGGGCAAGGTTGGAGATGGTACTGCGTGGGCCTGCCATTGTCCAGGAGGATCCAGTCGTACCTACCTTGTCTCTCAGTTGCCATATGAAAGGATATGAAGGATGGGTGACATCCATAGTTTGCAGGGTCAGGTGGCTCTGGTTACGGGAGGTGGAGTGGGCATTGGACGGGCCATTGCCCAGGCGTTTGTGGGACAACAGGCGGGAGTCGCTATTTGTGGAAGACGTGTGGAAGAATTAGAGCGCACAGCAGCCGATCTCATTCAGGCTGGCGGAGAAGTGCTTTCGGTACTATGCGATGTGACCCAACGGGTCGATGTTGAGCGTACCATGAAGAGGGTGATCCAGAATTTTGTAGGCTGGACATTCTTGTTAATAACGCAGGAGCATCAGGTCAAACGCCGATCCATGATCCGGATGAGTCCAAGTGGCAGAATATTCTTCAGGTGAATTTAACAGGCAGCAACTTGGTTTCTAAGCTCGCGATTCCATGTATGCTTACCCATCATTATGGATGTATCATTAATATCTCCTCCGTCCTGGGACGATTTGGCGTGAGGCAGGGTATTTGGCCTATTGTATAGCCATACATGGCATTTTAGGGTTCACCAAAGCTCTGGCACTGGAAGTCGCCTCTCAGGGCATAACGGTGAACGCTATTTGCCCAACGTGGGTGGATACCGCCATGGCCAGGCAGGGGATTGAAGAAACTGCCTCCAGCCTTGGGGTTTCGCCAGATGAATTTCGTGAAATCGCGATTAGTGCGATTCCGATAAAAAGAATGGCCGCAGCCGAGGAAGTGGCCAGTGTCGCCCTGTTCTTTGCTCACATGCGGCTAGTGCGATAACCGGTCAAGCCTTAAATGTTTGTGGTGGAACTACCGCGGCACTGTATAAGCGGATATAAGGTGTGATTTTCCTGGTCTTGGCAACGAATGAATGCTGGTAACTCATTGATTTTCTTGACCTTCTCTATGTCCAGTTCTATACTCGACATGGGTCATTGTGCATGTTCCTTTACTAGGTTGTTCAATGTCTGAATTACTGCCATATCTCACCATGGGCCTTTATTTTGGAGGCACGCTCCTTTTTCTTCTGTATCTCTGGCACCGTTCTGATGCCATCTCAAAAATTTCTCTTACGGCCACAGGTTTGGGGTTTGTTTCTCATACCACGGCCCTCATCATGGCTATGGTATCGACGGGGCATGTCCCTATCATGACATTTAAGGACGCGATGTCATTTTTTGCCTGGGGGTTAGTGCTGGTCTTTTTGGTTGTTGGCCTGAAACGAGGGTTGGAAGTGTTGGGCGCCTTTATCCTTCCACTGGCCTTTCTGTCTCTCGTTTCGGCAACCCTGGCTCCTCAGTCAGCCAGCACCCTTTCTCCGGTCTTTCAAACGGTCTGGGTGCATGTGACCCTGAGTATCCTGGGTACCATCGGATTTGCTGTGGCCTTTGTGGCCGGGCTGATGTATGTGATGCAGGAGCGTCTCTTGAAGTCCAAACAATTTAATGTGTTAGCTTTCAAGCTCCCACCGCTGGACTTTTTAGATTCTCTCAATCAACGATCTATCCTTTTTGGGTTTCCCTTATTGACCTTAGGAATTCTGACAGGGGCCGTTTCAGCCCAATTAACGATTGGGTCGTATTTGAGTTGGAACTCTGAGCAAATTTGGGCGTTAATTACCTGGTTCTTTTATTTCGCGGTCCTGATGGGAAGGGTGACGGCCGGATGGAGGGCGAAAAAAGCTGCCTATCTAACCATTGTGGGATTTGCCGGAGTAATTTTGACTTTTGTCGGCATCCTTATCAAAAGCCCTCAACCGATATCACCGTTATGAATATTATCGTGTTAGGCCTCAATCATCGGACGGCTTCCGTTGAACTTCGTGAATTACTGGCCATCCAGGATAGCCGGATGGGAGAAGCGTTGGGTCGGCTCATGGCGTATTCCGGAATTAAAGAGGCCATGTATCTGGGGACCTGCAACCGTGTTGAAGTATATGCCGTCGTGGAAAAAGGAGAATGGGGTTTTCGTCAATTGGAAGATTTTATGGTCTCAACACATTTCTCCTTATCTTCGGAGGATTTACTCCCTCACCTGTATCGATATAGTGATGACGAAGCCATCGCGCATTTATTTCGTGTATCGGCTAGTTTAGATTCCATGGTCGTGGGAGAACCACAGGTCCTGGGGCAAGTCAAAGAGGCCTATGAGCTGGCTCTGACCCATCGTTCGTCCGGAGTCATTCTTAATAAGGTCGTCAAGAAAGCTATTTCGGTAGGAAAAAGTATCCGGACGAACACGCGGATTGGGGAATATGCGGTTTCTGTCAGCTATGCCGCTGTGGAATTAGCCAAAAAAGTTTTTTCGAATTTAAAACAACGAGTCGTGTTGTTAGTCGGTGCCGGGGAGATGGGAAAGTTGGCGGCGCAACACCTGGTGAATCAGGGTGTAAAGGAGGTCCTCATTACCAATCGGAATCATCATCGTGCTTTCACACTGGCCGAGCGCTTTCATGGACAGGCGGTTCCCTATGAACAGCTTCGAAGCACGTTACCCAAGGTGGATATTGTGATATGCGCCACGGGGGCTCCTCACTATGTTATTACCAAGGATGATATCGAAATGGCGGTGTATCATCGAATGAATCGTCCCATGTTTTTGATTGATATCACAGTGCCTCGAAATATTGATCCGGCGGTCAAGGATGTTGATAACGCCTATGTGTTTGACATTGATGATCTCAAAGCCCATGTGGGGCATAATCAGGAAGAACGATTGAAAGAAGCCGAAACTGCCGAGCATATGGTCAGGGAAGAAGTCGGAAGTATGGTCGCCTGGGTTCGTGGCCTGGAAGCCACGCCCACTATTGTGGCCTTGAGAAAAAAAGCGGAAGAGATCAAACAAGGCGAGTTGGAGAAAGTCTTCGGTCGTCTGGGAGAATTGTCGCCGAAGGAGCGAGCTGCTATCGAAGGGCTGGCCTCGGCGATTGTGAATAAATTGCTCCATGGTCCGGTCGTGACCTTAAAATCAGAAGCGCAATCTCAAAATGGATTTGCGTTTATTGAAGCCGCCCGCCGGTTTTTTGAACTTCGTGAACGGGAGATTCACTCCGGAGAGATCCCGCTCCTGGAAGAGGAGACAGGTGATGGCGTCACCGAGGAGCCCCTGCCGCAGAAGGATGGTGTATGAATCAGGGGAAGAGTCGAACACGGTCTACGCTCATTGTGGGAACACGAGGAAGCCAATTGGCTATATGGCAGGCCGAATGGGTGCAAGGTCAGCTCAAAGCCCTTGCTCCGGATATTTCTGTCATTCTGAAGCGTATTCAAACCAGCGGAGATAAGATTCAAGATGTGCCGTTGGCCAAAATTGGAGGAAAAGGCCTGTTTGTCAAAGAAATCGAAGAAGCGTTGCTCAGACGAGATATTGATCTGGCCGTACATAGCATGAAAGATGTACCGTCAGAATTGCCTGAAGGGCTGGGGATTGTTTGTGTTCCCGAGCGGGAGGATCCCAGGGATGCGTTGATTGCCCGTGAAGGCCATACCTTGGCGACGTTGCCAATCGGTGCACGAGTCGGAACCAGTAGCTTGCGACGACAGGCGCAGTTGTTACATGCTCGTCCGGATCTTGAGATTGCGATGTTGCGTGGGAATGTTGATACACGACTTCGCAAGGTTCGCGAGGGTCAGTATGATGCCATTATTCTGGCCGCCTCCGGGCTCAAGCGCTTAGGATGGGATCAGGAAGTGACGGAGTATTTGTCCGTGGATGTGAGTCTGCCGGCAATTGGCCAAGGTTCATTGGGTCTGGAAGGACGGAACGATGATTCGTGGATTCGAGATCTGGTCGCTCAGTTTGAACATCGGCCAACTCGGATTGCGGTCACTGCCGAACGGGCGTTGCTTGCAGGGTTGGAAGGCGGATGCCAGGTTCCCATTGCAGGGTATGCGACACTCCAAGGGGACATCCTGACTCTGGATGGGTTAGTTACAAGCCTTGATGGGAAACGATATATCCGTCAAGTGGTATCGGGACCAGCGGGAGAAGCCGAATCAATTGGCACGCAGATGGCTGAACAATTGTTGGACGGTGGGGCGCAGCCCATTCTCCAGGAAATTTATGGGATGGCATGACCAAGTCAATTGCAATTCATGGTCGGGTGTTTTTGGTTGGAGCCGGTCCTGGAGATGCCAAGTTGCTGACCTTGCGAGGGAAAGAGTGTCTCGAGCAAGCTGACGTGGTGCTCTACGATCACCTGGCAAATCCAGAGTTGTTGAAATTTGCCCCTTCTCACGCCGAGTGTATTTACGTCGGCAGAAAAGGGCGTGGTGCTTATCGGGATCAGGCAGAGATTCACGCCTTGTTGGTTAGCAAAGCTCAAGAAGGCAAATGTGTCGTGCGACTCAAGGGGGGAGATCCTTTTGTGTTTGGCCGTGGAGGTGAAGAAGCCGAAGTGATCGCTGACGCTGAGATCCCCTTTGAAGTCGTCCCTGGAGTGACGGCTGCCGTGGCTGTGCCGGCTTATGCCGGCATTCCCGTGACACACCGGACCCTCGCCTCGACGGTTGCATTTGTGACCGGCCATGAAGATCCGACCAAACCATCGAGTGCCATGGAATGGCCGCGTTTCGCTTCGGCTGAAGGGACCCTTGTCTTTTTAATGGGCATGAAAAATCTTCCGCAGATTGTGGGCCGGCTCATTCAGGAAGGCAAGCCTGCAACGACTCCCGTTGCGGTGATCCGATGGGGGACCTATGCACGTCAACGAACAGTGGTGGGAACGTTATCCGACATTGTGGAATTAGCCTTTCAGGCAGACATGAGTCCGCCATCAGTGATTGTCGTGGGTGAAGTTGTTCGGTTACGTGAACGACTGAACTGGCATGAATCACGTCCTCTGTTTGGTCAAGGGGTTTTAGTGACCAGACCTCGTGCCCAGGCGCCGGCTCTTTCAAATTTGTTGGCGGCGCAGGGTGCGGAACCGGTGGAATGTCCTACGTTGGAGATTCATCCTCCTGATAGCTGGGCACCTGTGGATGAGGCGATTGCTGCGATTTCGACATACGACTGGGTGATTTTCACGAGTGTGAATGGCGTGCAATCCTTCATGGAACGTCTCTGGTTTCATCACAAAGATGTGAGGAGCTTGGCCGGAATCCGTCTGTGTTGTATTGGTCCTCGGACCCGGGAAGAGGCTGCTCGTTGGGGGATTGCCTCGGATCTGGTTCCCCAAGATTTTCAGGCCGAGGGGATTTTGCAGGACCTCGGCGGGTTAGGGGTCGCCAATCAACGGATATTGATTCCTCGAGCCAAAGTGGCACGGGAAATTCTTCCTGACCAGTTGAAAGCCATGGGTGCCACCGTTCATGTGGTTCATGCCTATCAAGCTCTTCCTCCTATCGTCGATATGGGCCCTCTTCGTGATCGACTGCGCAACAGGGAAATTCAATATGTGACCTTTACCAGTTCTTCAACAGTGAAAAATTTTTGCCAGTTGTTCGAGAATCGTCAAGAATTGCAGGAATTGACACGGCATTTGATCGTGGCCGTTATTGGCCCGATCACCGCTCACACCGTTCAGGAAGAAGGGCTGTCGGTGGATGTCATGGCGTTGGAAAACACGGTTCCGGCGTTGGTCGATGCCATGATCATTCACGCCCAGCAAAATCCCAAGGATACGCGATTGGTATCGTCTTCATAAATATTCTATGGTGGAGAAGGTTCTGAACACCACGTTTTGTTAACCGATAGATGGGAGGAGTAGCGTCATGGTTCCTGTAAAATCTTGTATGGTCCCGGTAGACAAAATTGTCAAAGTTGACCGGGATATTTTAGTCAAGACCGCTGCAGAAATGATGCGGGATAATGGAATCGGGAGTGTGATTGTGACCAGTGGAGAGGAAATTATCGGCATTTTAACTGATACGGATTTGGTTCGAAGGGTGGTCGCTGCGGGTGCGGACCCGATGCGGACGACGGTCGAAAAAATTATGTCCGCTCCGATTGTCAGTATCGAGGCCGATCGAACCCTGTTGGATGCAAATGATTTAATGGCTAAAGAACATATTCGGCACCTGGGAGTTACCCAGGCTGGAACCATGGTGGGGATGATTTCTGTTCGGGATCTCGTGGTCTTTTTAACAAATCTTCCTCGAAAATAAGGACGAGTATGGGATTTCCGGTTCATCGTTTACGTCGTTTGCGGCAACATGAATCCCTTCGCCGCATGGTCAGGGAGACGCACCTGAGTCCGGCTGATTTCATCTTTCCCTTGTTTGTGACCTTTGGGGAGAATAAGCAAGAACCGATCGCTTCGATGCCTGGTCAATGGCGGTGGTCTGTGGATCGGGTCGTTCAGGAAGCCAAAGATGCCTGGGAATTAGGGATTCCGGCCGTCATCTTATTTGGGATTCCTGAACACAAAGACGAGCGTGGATCTTCCGCCTATGAAAAGGATGGGATTGTTCAGCGTGCAGTTCGGGCGCTTAAAGACCATTTGCCCGATTTAATGGTGATCACCGATGTGTGTATTGATGAATATACTTCGCATGGTCATTGCGGAATTGTTCGAGACGGACGGATTCTCAATGATGAAACGCTGGAGTGCCTTCAGGCAATGGCGCTGAGTCATGTGGAAGCGGGGGTGGATATGGTTGCTCCTTCCGATATGATGGATGGCCGGGTTGCCGCGATTCGACAGGCATTGGACCAACAGGGATTTTCTGAAATGCCCATCATGGCCTATTCTGCCAAGTATGCTTCGGCGTTGTATGCTCCGTTTCGTGATGCGGCCTTTTCGAGCCCATCTTTTGGGGACCGACGGTCCTACCAAATGGATGCAGCCAATGCGAGGGAAGCGTTGCGTGAGGTGGAACTGGACATTCAGGAGGGGGCCGATATCGTGATGGTGAAGCCAGCCTTGTTTTATTTGGATATTCTGCGACGAGTTCGCGAACTTGTGGCCGTTCCCGTGGCGGCGTATCAAGTGAGTGGGGAATACAGCATGATCAAGGCCGGTGCGCAGTTAGGCTGGGTCAATGAAGCTTCGGTGATGATGGAAAGTTTACTCGCGATTAAACGCGCAGGGGCGGATTTGATCCTCACATATTTTGCCAAAGAGGCTGCATGTCTCCTCACCCGTGACGGTGTATGAAAATTTCTCGAGGATTACCGACGGTTCGTCCCGCTCCCTGTCCTGTTCTCACCATTGGCAATTTTGATGGCCAGCATTTGGGACACCGTGCTCTTGTACAGGCTGTCGTAGATTGTGCCCGGCAGATCAATGGATATCCTATGGTGTTGTCCTTTGCTCCGCATCCTGTCGAGGTGTTGCGTCCCGGCTCTGTCCATAAATTTTTATCTGATGACCATGAAAAGATTGCGTTCTTTGAACGTCTAGGAGTCGGGGAGCTGGTGATTCTCCCTTTCACCAAGGAATTAGCCGGTCTTCGGCCGGATGAGTTTGTTCGTCAGGTTCTCCATGACGGGCTTGGAATCCGAAAGCTGTTTGTTGGAGAAAATTTTGTATTCGGTAAGGAACGAAGTGGAGGAGTGAAGGATCTGATTGCATTGGGGACACAAGCAGATTTTTCGGTTGAGCCAATGGCGCCCGTCATTGTGGGACAGAAGGTGGTGAGTTCGACGCGCATTCGCCAATGCCTGACCGTTGGAGACGTGGGGCAGGGTGCACAATGTTTGGGGCGCCCTTATATGCTAGAGGGTATTGTGATTTCCGGGGAGAAGCGAGGGAAACAGTTTGGATGGCCGACGGCCAATCTTCGACTCCCCGGGCATCGTGTTCTTCCTGCGGATGGTGTGTATGCCACCCTGACAGTGTTGAAAGGGGAATGTCTGGATTCCATTGCCTATATCGGCACGCGGCCAACGTTTTCTGAAGAGGAACGTTTATTGGAAGTGCATATGTTTGATAAGACTCTTCAGCTATATGGGGAAGATATTTCAGTGCATTTTATTGAAAGAGTGCGAGGGGATATGGTGTTTGCCAATTCCCAGGATCTCGTGAGTCAAATGGACCAGGATGGCCGGCGAGCCAGGGAGATCTTGCGGAACTATTCAGGAGGACCACGAATTCCTGCGGTCGTTCAGGGGGAAAGTGTATAGATGAATCGTTTAAGTCCCGTGGTTGGAATGGAAGGAAAAGTTGATCGGGCTATTCGAGCTAAGGGATTATTGGCGTCTGGAGATCGGATCGTGGCGGCGGTTTCCGGCGGCCCTGATTCTGTAGCCCTTTTTAGGTGTTTGGTGGAGTTGCGCACCCGGTGGCATTGGGACATCAGTATTGGACATGTGGACCATGGATTTCGCGGAGCTGAAAGTGAAGGGGATGCGAAGTTCGTGCAGGATTTAGGTGAAAGATTTGGAGTGCCCGTTATGGTTCGCCGGCTCCATCTGAATAAAGATGACGCAAAATTGAAGAAGGAGTCACTCCAGGAATATGCCAGAAGAGCGCGGTACCGGGCATTAGAGCAAATGGTCCTTGACCGAAAGGCAACAAAGTTAGTGCTTGGTCATACGGCAGACGATCAAGCCGAGACGGTTCTTATGTGGATGCTACGTGGGTGTGGAACCGGTGGATTAGGCGGCATCCCTCCCAAACGAGGAATGTATGTCGTTCGTCCCTTGCTTGATATCCATCGAAGTGAGATTGTGGCGTATCTGAAGGAGAGGGAGGAGGAATCCAGATTGGATTCCTCCAATGTTCAACCGGTGTATCTCCGGAATCGCATTCGTCAGCACCTGATTCCTCAATTGAAACAGTACTCGCCAGGGATTGTGAACGTGTTGACCCGGCAGGCACATATACTACGGGATGATCATGCATACCTGGAGACATTAGCGGATGAAGCGTTCCAGCGCACGTGTATGTCAGACGTCATGGGAGAACGGCAATTTGACCGTATGGCGCTTTTAAACGTACCGTTACCTATTCGTCGGAGGGTGGTCCGCCAGAGTCTTCAGATCATTGCGGGACACCAGCAGAGTCCGAGGTTCGACTTTGTGGAACGGGTATTAGATCGGTTAGAGCATGGGCAGTCGGGTTGGACGATGGAATTTAATGGCATGCGGGTTGGACAGGAATATGATCGTCTGGTGATGTGCTCCTGTGAGGAAATGCATCAACCTGATAAGGATTATTCCAAGGTAAGCGTGATGCCTTTATCCATCCCTGGTGAGGTGGTTTGGCTCCCCACGGGGCACCATTTTTCAGTTTCCAGAAAATTATCTCCAGTAATGAATGGCCAGGCGACCCACTCAGAGATTTATCTTGATCCGGCGAAATTTACTCCTGAATTAATGTTACGACGTTGGATGCCTGGAGATATTTTTTGTCCCAAGGGACTTGGTGGCCGACAAAAAAAAATCCAGGATTTTTTTTCGGATCTTAAATTGCCCCGTTCCCAGCGGAACAAGGTGCCTTTATTGGTTGCCCCTGAGGGAATTGTTTGGGTTGCTGGATTACGAGCAGATGAACGTTTCCAGGTTTCATCATCTACGACCTCGGTCGTCGTGGCCAGGATGATCATGTAATATGGAAGTCTCTATGGATCAAATATTTGGAAAACCCCTGGTGACGCAAGAAGCCATGAGGGCGCGCATTAAGGATCTGGGCAAGCAAATTTCTCAGGATTATCAAGATAAGGATCTTTTGGTTGTCGGGGTGCTCAAAGGGGCCTATGTGTTTTTTGCCGATCTGGTTCGAGTCATCCGATTGCCTATTCAGATTGATTTTCTGATTGCCAAAAGTCACAAAACCATCGGTAGTTCGGCCAAAAAGGTGAAAGTGTGGTCAGAGTTGACAGAAAAGATTCATAATCGCCATGTGTTGCTGGTAGAAGATATCGTGGACTCTGGAGTAACTGCTCAGTTTTTAGTCAAAACGTTGATGAGGAAGAAGCCAGCCTCTGTGGCTGTCTGCGCGTTGATTAGTAAGCCTGCCAATCGGAAGGTGGAGGTTGATTTGCGGTATGTGGGGTTTGAAGTGCCTTCGACCTATGTTGTGGGATATGGGCTGGATTTTAAGCAAAAATATCGAAATCTTCCTTACCTAGCTAAACTCGACCCAAAGTTGGTTCGAGAAGACTCGCAGGCTTAATGCGGTTGTCAGTTCTAAAAAGTGCGTGATAGAATCAATTGGTTAAGCTAATGGCTGGACGTTACGGCTCTTTATGACATTTGAATTGCTAAGGGGGTTACCCTCGGTATGAATTCTCGGGTGAAAAACTTACTGTTTTGGGTGTTTGTCTGTTTGTTCATGATTTTGTTGTTCAATCTCTTTACGGTGCCCAATCAGCATCCTGAAGATCCCGTCATCTTTAGTGACTTTATGGCTCACTTGGAAAAAGGGGATGTTGAACGAGTTATCATCAAGAACAATAATATCAGTGCGATTTTGAAAGATGGTACCCGGATCCAAACCTATTCGGTTGAGTATCCAGACCTGGTTAAGGTTTTGCAGGAAAAATCCGTACAAATTGAAGCCAAACCACCTGAAGATAATCCCTGGTACATCACCTTCCTGCTCTCCTGGGGACCATTTGTACTCTTTTTGGGATTGTGGTTTTTCCTGATGCGTCAAATGCAGATGGGCGGCAACCGGGCTCTGTCCTTTGGGAAAAGCCGTGCCCGCCTTCTGACCGAGGAGAAGAAAAAAATTACGTTTGCGGATGTCGCGGGGGTGGATGAGGCAAAAGAGGAAGTGGTGGAAATCATTGATTTTCTGAAAGACCCCGCAAAATTCCAAAAATTAGGGGGGCGTATTCCTAAGGGAGTCTTGATTGTTGGGCCTCCAGGTACGGGAAAAACCCTGTTAGCCAAAGCGATTGCTGGCGAGGCTGGTGTGCCGTTTTTCAGCATTAGTGGATCGGATTTTGTAGAAATGTTTGTCGGAGTTGGGGCTTCCCGGGTTCGAGATCTCTTTGAGCAGGGGAAAAAGCATGCGCCATGTATCATTTTTATTGATGAAATCGATGCGGTAGGCCGATTGCGTGGCGCCGGTCTTGGGGGAGGGCATGATGAACGGGAGCAAACACTCAATCAATTATTAGTTGAAATGGATGGGTTTGATACCACGGAAGGCGTGATCCTGATTGCGGCGACCAATAGGCCTGATGTGCTGGACCCTGCCTTGTTAAGACCAGGCCGGTTTGATCGGCAAGTTGTCGTGAATCGTCCTGACGTTCGTGGGAGAGGGGAAATTCTCAAGGTTCATACTAAAAAAGTCCCTGTCTCGTCAGATGTGGATTTGGAACAAATTGCCAGAGGGACTCCAGGTTTCTCCGGGGCTGATTTGGAAAATCTGGTTAACGAAGCCGCCTTGTGGGCTGCTCGCCTGGATAAAAAAACTGTTGACCAAATCGACTTTGAAAACGCCAAAGATAAGGTCTTAATGGGGGTCGAACGCAAGAGCATGGTTCTGACTGAGGAAGAAAAGCGCACGACGGCGTTTCATGAGGCTGGTCATGCTTTGATGGCGAAACTCTTACCAGGAACGGATCCTGTTCATAAGGTCACCATTATCCCTCGGGGGCGGGCTTTGGGCATGACGATGCAACTGCCCATCGATGACCGACATAGTTACTCGAAGGACTTTTTGTACAACACACTCTCCATTCTGTTTGGGGGACGCGTGGCTGAAGAATTAATATTTAAAAGCGTGACGACTGGGGCTGGAAACGATATTGAGCGGGCCACTGATTTGGCGAGAAAAATGGTTTGCGAATGGGGTATGAGTGAAAAATTAGGTCCGTTGACATTTGGGAAAAAAGACGAAGAAGTTTTCCTTGGACGTGATTTTGGTTCTCGTCGAGATTTTAGTGATCAAGTGGCTTTAGAAATCGACAAGGAAGTGAAACGGCTTGTAGTTGAATCTTATGAACGAACAACCAGGATGCTAACCGAACACATTCATACATTACGGGCCATCGCTGAAGCGTTGTTGGAAAAAGAGGTGTTAGACGGCATCGAAATTGAAAAAATTGTTCAACAGTCATCTTCGCTTGAGCAAGCTGCAGCAGTGTAACGAGATTTCCCAATTTTTCATCAATTGATAGCCAGGGAATTTTCGTCTCCAGCTGAGCTGGTTTATTTCCATACACCCCCTTATGAAAAAATCAAATGTTGGAACCCCTTGTTTCCATTGAGATCATGTTTCTTTATCCACCGTGGGTATAGAGCATGTTAATTGGGCCCATCACTATTGTGAGGGCTTCCCCCCTAAGAGTTTTTCTACCAAACATACCCCCACTTTTCTTTGTCCATTCGCGGCTTTTCTACTCGTTCAATTTGTTGAAATGTATAGAGCAGCAAGTCCTATTTAATAGTTACAACCCATCATGACAATGAGTTGGTTAACCGCATAAGCACATGAAACCCGCAGCTGTCGCTGGTTCCACTTTTTCTGCAATCCGATGCCGGGAAAAGACAATACCCATTGGGTCAAAGGTCTTAATTATGGGTATTTTGAATATGACCCCGGATTCTTTTTCTGAGGATGGACATTTCCTCAACCCTGAGGCAGCCATTGAACGAGCACAACAGATGATTGCCGAGGGAGCGGACGTAATTGATATCGGGGGAGAATCGACGAGGCCTGGAGCGTTATATGTGGACAAGGATGAGGAAATAAATCGCATTGCTCCCATTCTGACCGTGTTGAGAAAACTCACCAATATCCCGATTTCTATTGATACCCGCAAAGCTGCTGTGGCTCGAACCGCATTGGATCTAGGAGCCGATATCATCAATGATGTGAGCGCACTTCAAGATGATCCTCGAATGGCTCAATTAATTCAAGAAACCGGAGCGGGGTTGGTCCTTATGCACCGGCAAGGGCATAGTATAAATATGCAGCATGCCCCGCAATATAATGATGTCATAGTTGAAATTAAAGACTTTTTATCTGAACGGGTCTCCATGGCTCGATCGATGGGGATTCCGGCCGATCATATTATGATTGATCCGGGAATCGGGTTTGGAAAAACCCTTGATCATAATTTAAAAATTCTTGGTAACATTGGGGAATTTCTTCCATTGGGACACCCTATTTTAATTGGGGTGTCACGGAAAGCCTTTATTGGCACATTAACGGGAAAGCCGGTTGGAAAACGGGAATTCGGGAATGCTGTTGCGGTGGCCGCTGCTGTCTGGCAGGGAGCACATATGGTACGGGTACATGAGGTGGGGGCCATGCACGATGCTATTAAGGTGGCTCAAGCTTTACAAAATTTGTGCGACAAGTAATAGGGTCGGTGGTAAGATCTCTCCCCGCGGCGTTTTCATCGCTTCGTCCGGCTTACGACAATTGCTTGGCCTGGATTGTTTGAATTGTCTTT
Above is a window of Candidatus Nitrospira neomarina DNA encoding:
- a CDS encoding bifunctional riboflavin kinase/FAD synthetase, which produces MKISRGLPTVRPAPCPVLTIGNFDGQHLGHRALVQAVVDCARQINGYPMVLSFAPHPVEVLRPGSVHKFLSDDHEKIAFFERLGVGELVILPFTKELAGLRPDEFVRQVLHDGLGIRKLFVGENFVFGKERSGGVKDLIALGTQADFSVEPMAPVIVGQKVVSSTRIRQCLTVGDVGQGAQCLGRPYMLEGIVISGEKRGKQFGWPTANLRLPGHRVLPADGVYATLTVLKGECLDSIAYIGTRPTFSEEERLLEVHMFDKTLQLYGEDISVHFIERVRGDMVFANSQDLVSQMDQDGRRAREILRNYSGGPRIPAVVQGESV
- the tilS gene encoding tRNA lysidine(34) synthetase TilS, encoding MNRLSPVVGMEGKVDRAIRAKGLLASGDRIVAAVSGGPDSVALFRCLVELRTRWHWDISIGHVDHGFRGAESEGDAKFVQDLGERFGVPVMVRRLHLNKDDAKLKKESLQEYARRARYRALEQMVLDRKATKLVLGHTADDQAETVLMWMLRGCGTGGLGGIPPKRGMYVVRPLLDIHRSEIVAYLKEREEESRLDSSNVQPVYLRNRIRQHLIPQLKQYSPGIVNVLTRQAHILRDDHAYLETLADEAFQRTCMSDVMGERQFDRMALLNVPLPIRRRVVRQSLQIIAGHQQSPRFDFVERVLDRLEHGQSGWTMEFNGMRVGQEYDRLVMCSCEEMHQPDKDYSKVSVMPLSIPGEVVWLPTGHHFSVSRKLSPVMNGQATHSEIYLDPAKFTPELMLRRWMPGDIFCPKGLGGRQKKIQDFFSDLKLPRSQRNKVPLLVAPEGIVWVAGLRADERFQVSSSTTSVVVARMIM
- the hpt gene encoding hypoxanthine phosphoribosyltransferase, whose protein sequence is MDQIFGKPLVTQEAMRARIKDLGKQISQDYQDKDLLVVGVLKGAYVFFADLVRVIRLPIQIDFLIAKSHKTIGSSAKKVKVWSELTEKIHNRHVLLVEDIVDSGVTAQFLVKTLMRKKPASVAVCALISKPANRKVEVDLRYVGFEVPSTYVVGYGLDFKQKYRNLPYLAKLDPKLVREDSQA
- the ftsH gene encoding ATP-dependent zinc metalloprotease FtsH, producing MNSRVKNLLFWVFVCLFMILLFNLFTVPNQHPEDPVIFSDFMAHLEKGDVERVIIKNNNISAILKDGTRIQTYSVEYPDLVKVLQEKSVQIEAKPPEDNPWYITFLLSWGPFVLFLGLWFFLMRQMQMGGNRALSFGKSRARLLTEEKKKITFADVAGVDEAKEEVVEIIDFLKDPAKFQKLGGRIPKGVLIVGPPGTGKTLLAKAIAGEAGVPFFSISGSDFVEMFVGVGASRVRDLFEQGKKHAPCIIFIDEIDAVGRLRGAGLGGGHDEREQTLNQLLVEMDGFDTTEGVILIAATNRPDVLDPALLRPGRFDRQVVVNRPDVRGRGEILKVHTKKVPVSSDVDLEQIARGTPGFSGADLENLVNEAALWAARLDKKTVDQIDFENAKDKVLMGVERKSMVLTEEEKRTTAFHEAGHALMAKLLPGTDPVHKVTIIPRGRALGMTMQLPIDDRHSYSKDFLYNTLSILFGGRVAEELIFKSVTTGAGNDIERATDLARKMVCEWGMSEKLGPLTFGKKDEEVFLGRDFGSRRDFSDQVALEIDKEVKRLVVESYERTTRMLTEHIHTLRAIAEALLEKEVLDGIEIEKIVQQSSSLEQAAAV
- the folP gene encoding dihydropteroate synthase; protein product: MGILNMTPDSFSEDGHFLNPEAAIERAQQMIAEGADVIDIGGESTRPGALYVDKDEEINRIAPILTVLRKLTNIPISIDTRKAAVARTALDLGADIINDVSALQDDPRMAQLIQETGAGLVLMHRQGHSINMQHAPQYNDVIVEIKDFLSERVSMARSMGIPADHIMIDPGIGFGKTLDHNLKILGNIGEFLPLGHPILIGVSRKAFIGTLTGKPVGKREFGNAVAVAAAVWQGAHMVRVHEVGAMHDAIKVAQALQNLCDK